The following DNA comes from Anopheles coustani chromosome 2, idAnoCousDA_361_x.2, whole genome shotgun sequence.
ATCGCGATAGATGGCAAATGTGACAGTAGGGGGGGTTCGGAGTTAAACGGATAGGATCGCGCGAAATGAGTCCAACAGAAGGAGCGGAAGAAAGCCATAAAAAAGGTATCGCAAGAAAACATCGCTCCTattctgttggaaaaaaatagagagacgaatgaccgaataggtcaaagtctctaaaattaaaaaaaaaaaattctgttGGAAAAGCGATAAGAACgcagtttaatttttgtaacGCCGCATAGTACGGTTTTCgattaataaataaagttaCGAGAAATTTTGCTTACATTAAACCAACAGtaggatttgttttatttcaaggATCTCTGAATCGTTAACTTAATGTGTAAGGTACAAGAGGTCGAGATATAatacaaaataatataaaaagaatGTAAACGTGTAAATCGTGATTGACCACACTGattagaacatattttcataaatctAATGAATACTTCGTTTTGGTCCGCAAATCTATTTATGGATGAAATGCGACCCACGtggtcaaacgagtttgacatcactgatgTAAagccatcttgccccactttcTATTAAGTTTGGATGGAATAACGTTATCTTAATCATCGTTCCACGCAAGCAATCTAAATGCGATTCGAGCACGTGCAAACACTTATAGCTTAGTGAACGTTAGAATCGAATTATTGGAAATAATACAATGTCCATACAATGTTTACAATCAGAAGACGAAAATGACTTGGATTCTGAAAGCATATTTctcaaacgaaagaaagataCACGAAGCTGGAGAACGGTCAGCCGAAGTTGCAAAGGGCATGAACGGAAATTCTTATATTAccaaatattgttgaagaacTTGCAtttcccctgtacgagaggactgactatctacgtacaacagggaaacaagtctcgtaaacccttaacgggtaggcatgaccaagaggtcgttacgccaagaagaagaacttGCATTTTAAATTCGGAACCGAACAGGCGGGTACCGATATTTTGAGGCTAGTCTTAAGAggttgaaattgaatgaattatCAATTATATAACCGTTATACAATTTTTGTTGAATTCAAAAGGCGAAGAAATTATGTTCGTACGCAACTTGTAAGCAATTGGATTTTTTATCATGCAAAGTTGTGAACAAGTTAGTTTATAAGAAGTACATAATCGATTAAActgaaataaaagcaaattaaatccTGCGATGCAATTTTTCTAAACCAATACGGGTCCTGGAGtattttttattagaaaaaattgaatattatAAATTAATATCACTTATATTAATAGTATTATTGGTAACTGAACGTGTTTCATAaattaactattttttttaaatgatcatttaaaaaaaaagagtaaatgcaCATTTGTTCGATATATAAATAGCAAAACAGGTTTAAACTATCCCAATGGCCTATCTGGGTGCGCATAGAAAGTAGATCACCGTACATGCAATGCTCTTTATGAATGTGTGcgtttccgtttttctgcTATTTATGCTGCCCTTCACCGACTAACGAAACGAAGTACTGGTTCAGCGGCAGATCAGAAAcaccgaaaagggaaaaggaaactggacataattttcactttcgtcAATCCTTCTACGAGACGTGTATCACCTTCACCTTCGTCGTCACCACGAACGGATCACCTTCGAGTGCTTCAGACAGGCTGGAGTGTTCAGAGTGGTCCGTATCTGTGGTGCGGCCGGCATCATTTCTCCTCAATCTGGCAAGCAATTGTTGTAACGTCACGTTTTCTgtacttttcatttcacttttctttcttttattgtgttttctcTCACTCAGGTGAGCCTAGACATAAGAAACCAATCGCCACACAGAGTTAAACCATAGCTAGCATTTCTTGCATTTTCCTTCAGTTAACTTCTTCGCGTCACGACGAGGTGGAGAAATGTGTCTTGATTTTGCAGCCACATAAATAGAAGAGAGACTGCGCGGGCTTATGACAGACTAGGCTGTGCTATTTCGAACAAATGAATCAAACATGGGAGAAACTGAGGAGTTGGATATTGGTAAACACACAGCGTAAAGAGGAAAGAGCGTACATGTAACTAATCAAAAAGTTCCCTTCAGGAACCAATAACACACCAAAGCGTTTGAAAACAATTGACTCAAAATACTTGTCCAGCGCCATGCCTGGACCAAGTCTGGTACAATGCATCAAGAcgtaattgaaaaaatatatatgacTGGATGATTTGTTAGAGGAAATATGGATGCTTAAttgtaagcaaacaaaaatattttttgtttccgccCGGGATCGAACCGGGGGCCTTCCGCGTGTTAGGCGGATGTGATAACCACTACACCACGGAAACACATGTTTGGTATGATGCTAAATCACGGTCGGATCGCACTATCTTTGTTTTCTGAGCTGTCGTTGACATCAGTAATTAAGCTCCTGTCATCACAATACAATGAATTATGTAATTTTGATTGATTACCAAGTTTCTGGTATAAAAATAAGTTTCAGTAATAATATTTTCTCATTATTCTACTATTTTATAGATGTTCTATTGGTTAAGAAAATATTAATAGACTTGCAGAGAAATTGCATCGAACATGTATCGTGTATGTTTATAATCGTGTTATTTATTAAACCATGGATTACTATTGTTTGAATTCCCTATTATAGCTTATTGAGTGAATACAACTTTGAAGCCCGAATAAGGAATCTTACTTAAATGATTCTTTCTACCAATACAATTACAATATCCAATACTGTTACTCcaatataataataaaaattatgctTCAAAGTTCGGACATATTCAGCAACAATGATAATAGTATTATCAGTTGACACTTGAGATTATGTTTTCTCCCTTCCGCTTCTGCTACCTCTTACATACGATAAGACTACTTATACACACTGACAACGAAAGATTACTCTCTACAAGAAAGATTGTAGCTGTTAAATATACATGCTCCGTACTCCTATGGTCAGTTTCTTGTGATCTTTCGCATGAGACACAACGCAcaaagtgttctttttttcttgattCTCATACGTTGCAAAAACATCCGGGATGGGAGAAAGTAACAGGATActcctgttgctgctgctgtggtgtTCGATCGGTACGCTGGCCAATCCGACCGGTTCGAAGCGTTCGTTTGATAGAACAGCGCAACAGTGCGGATATGAGGTAAAGCATGGCGTAAAAGTATAATGCTCAACTCAAATAAAAAGTATTAACTGCCTATTCTAAATGTTTTTGTGCTTATGGCAGAGCTGCCCGGCTTTGAAGGATAACATGCTCAATGTGCATATTGTGGCCCACACGCACGACGATGTCGGTTGGCTGAAGACCGTGGATCAGTACTACTATGGAAGTGAGTGGGGAAATCTATTTCATTGATGATAGACGTACGTTCTATGGGGtagttgtttaattatttcatttcatataGGTAGAAGCAATATCCAGAAGGCGGGCGTTCAGTACATTTTGGATTCAGTACTTCAGGAGCTTCTGAAGGATCATACGAGACGATTCATCTTCGTCGAGTCGGCCTTCATGCATAAGTGGTACACGGAGCAAACTACCGCGGTGCAGGAAACTGTACGAAATCTTGTGGACGAAGGTCGCTTGGAGTTTATTGGAGGTGCCTGGAGTATGAACGATGAGGCTGCGGTTCACTACCAGAGTGTGATTGATCAGTTCACCTGGGGCTTGCGGTTCCTGAACGATACGTTCGGTGAGTGCGGTCGCCCGAAGGCAGGCTGGCAGATTGATCCGTTCGGACACTCGCGGGAGCAGGGTTCACTGTTCGTCCAGATGGGATACGATGGTCTGTTCCAGGGACGGTTGGATTTCCAAGACAAACAAGAGCGTATCGCCAAACAGACGATGGAAATGATGTGGAAGACAAGTGCGAATTTAGAGGACAGCGAGCTGTTCACCAGTGGTCTGTACTACATCTACGCACCACCGCCTGGTTTTTGCTTCGATGTTCTTTGCAATGACGATCCAATCATTGACGGGCCATACTCGAGGGATAACAACGTGAGGGAGAAGGTATTCCTAGTGAAGTTTGAAGTTGAAGGGCAGTATCTATTGATAtgtgttttttcgttcaaaGGTTGATCTTTTCCTCGagactgtgcataatatgtcGAAAACATATTTGACTAACAATATTATTCTAACGATGGGCGAAGATTTCCACTACCAAGATGCCAATATGTGGTTTAAGAACTTGGATAAGCTGATCAAGTAAGTAAGGCACGAAGGGAATTGATTATGTCTGATTCAAATAACACTTTTTGCATTTTCTCCTCCGAAAGGTACACCAATGAGCGTCAAACCGAAGGTTCAATGGTACATGCATTTTATTCCACACCTTCGTGCTATTTGAAAGCTGTCCACAGCGCTAAAATAGAATGGCCTACAAAGTCGGACGATTTCTTTCCATACGCGTCGGACCCAAATGCATTCTGGACTGGGTACTACACCTCGAGGCCCACGCAGAAGCGTTACGAACGGGAGGGAAACCACttcctgcaggtatgcaagcAACTTTCGGCCATCGCTCCCACTAAGGAATCGTTCTATGAGGATCATTTGACGGCGCTCCGGGATGCTATGGGGGTGATGCAGCATCATGACGCCATTACCGGTACGGAGAAGCAACACGTGGCAGATGACTACGCTCGGATGCTGTATGAGGCGTTTGAGGCTTGCAGTGCCAATACACGATCGGCGTTGAATCAACTGTCGGGCGAAAGAGACTCGTTCAAGTTCGACTGGACGTACTGCAAGGAGGCGAACGTTAGTGCTTGTGCCTTGACGGAGAGCTCCGACAACAACGTAGTCCTGTTGTACAACCCTCTTGGACACAGTTCGGACGATTTCGTTCGACTGCCCGTGAAGGAGAGTCACTATGTGGTTCGAAACGATCGCGGTCAAACTGTTCCGTCGACTCTGATTCCTATTCCGAGTTCGGTTCTGGACCTTCCGTTCCGCCATAGCGCAGCCACTCACGAGTTGGTGTTTCATGCTGAATCGATTGCTCCGGTAGGCTACCGGTCATTCTATGTTTCAAAGGAGGCGGAGAAGAAGGACGCCTCTTCTAGTATCGCTACAATTCGTCAGGAAGAACACGTCAGCATTGGAAACGATCTTCTCACGGTCCATTTTGATGAGAATGGCTTCATGAGCTCGATCACGGTTGATGGAGCGACGCATCCTCTGAAACAAAACTTCCTGTTCTACGAAGGAGCTTATGGAAACAATGAGGAGATCAGGAACCGATCGTCTGGGGCATACATCTTCCGTCCGAATGGAACCGAGAAAGCGGTCACGGAAGTGGTGGAGCTTCAGGTGGTCAAAAGCGAACTCGTACAGGAAGTGCACCAGATATTCAACGAATGGATCAGCCAGGTTATCCGAGTGTACGCCGGGCAGGATCACGTAGAGCTGGAGTGGCTTGTCGGACCGATTCCGATCGATGACGGTACGGGTAAGGAAATAGTGTCCCGCTTTGAGTCCGATATTGCCAGCGAAGGAGTGTTCTGGACGGACTCGAATGGAAGAGAAATGCTTCGACGCGTGCGAAATAAGCGCGAAACATGGAATCTTGACCTGGCCGAGCCGATATCGGGGAACTATTATCCAGTGACTAATAAAATCGTCATTGACGATGGCAGCTATCGTTTGGCTCTGTTGAACGATCGTGCCCAGGGTGGTTCTAGCTTGAGCGATGGTCAGCTAGAACTTATGGTTCATCGTCGTCTATTGCGGGATGATCGATTTGGAGTTGGGGAGGCACTTAATGAAACACAATACGGAACCGGTCTGGTTGCTCGCGGAAAAATCTTTTTATTGTTCGGGCAATACACTAATTCTATCTCCCAAAGACCAACCCAAGCAGCAAAAGAACGTttcttgcaaaacaaaatacatttgCCTTCTTGGGTGTTTATTGCTCCCGCAAATGTATTTTCTTTAGAAGAGTACAATTcagtttttggaaaaaatttcacTTTCCTCTCTCATTCTCTTCCACCCCATGTTCATTTGCTTACATTGGAACCGTGGAAGGACAGCACTGTTCTAGTGCGATTTGAGCACTTGTTTGAGAAAGGTGAGGACAATGAGTTTTCGTTGGCAGTCCAAATCGATCTGCAGCATCTGTTTAATAACAAGACGATTGCCAGTCTTCGGGAAACTACTTTAGCAGGAAATCAGTGGAAGGAAGACGTGCATCGTATGGAGTATGGATTAAAACGAAAAGCATCTAAAAGTTCACAGAACAATCATGAGGACGATCGTTTCACAATCGAGTTGCAGCCGATGGAGATCAGAACGTTTATCATTCGATTTGAATAGAATTTAcacatttattcaatttaataaCAGTACACTTTTTTTCACAAAAGGCTATGTTTAGACTATGGTAAAAAGGTGTTGGATGGGTTTAGACTATGGTAATTGATGGATTACTATTAGAAAAAACTACTATTGTTACAAAATACTAGTAAACTTTCTTCTTGAGTTGCATGTTTTACAATTGAGTAGTAATAAACATGAATGTTTCATTACAGTATTCCCacggtgtattttattttgtcctcTTTTAAGTTTTAGTTAACAGGTATTATTGTCTTCTATTTGATCACACACAATCAAAgcagatttatttttttatttattcaagaGACAAAGcatgtttattttcacttcataTCAAGTAGGAGATGCTATTTATATTCTTGTCAATCATGTTTATCTTAAGTTTCCACAACGCATCTGCTATCTAGTGGAAGCAACGGGCGAAATGAACTGTTTACATCCGAAACCATCGTTATCGTACCGATTGTTCCAGCCGCACAAAGCCTATTACTTAAGCACATGTAAACACAACACGATAGCAACAATTGTGTCACATATGTTgaacaacaaaattaattgTGAAAATATCACTTACAAAAGCCCCCCCGAAAGATGACTTGACAACGCTGACCAACAATATATCGGACAGTGGCAGCTGCTTGCATGATATCTACCAATCAATCAACATGTAAGACATCTCTAGAGCTTTCTCAGTTCTCCTTTCCGTGGCCGCTGTCAAACGGTTCCGATTAGAGCTTTGCAGGGTGTCCCTATCGCGTGTGATCCTATCTACTCCTATCAACCGTGATCCAACCAATGGGCACTCGAATTAAATTGATCACAGTTCGTGGAGATGAGTAGATTGTATTCTGTCGAGCGACACTTGTAGATCACCAATGCAAATTGAATTCGTATGGCTGTGTATGTGCCAGCGCACTTGTTTATTATGCGGCTTCTGTGATAAGGCATGGACGCGCGGAGTTATAAATTAAACCGCACGTAAACTTCACCACATTGACGGCAAGCGATCGACAGAAGCGTACTGGCCGCCGTTTTGACCTGTTTTGTGAGCCTGAAATCAGTTTTTATGAAGGTTGGTGTTTTACTCAAATAGATAAGGACATACGGATTGTTCTAAGTGAATGAGTACGTGCGGTGAATCAAGATGGTCAGTCAGCGTTTGGTGTTACTCGGGCTAAGTGTTTTCAGCGTAATTTTGTCAGCCCATGGAAGCCCAAGATGGTACTCGCATTCGACTCGTAAGGAGGCAGGATGTGGCTATGAGGTATGTTAAGTTAGAAAAGCGCTAACAATTTCAAAAACAGTACCAACGAGCTTCTTATTGATGCATGTTGCAGGCCTGCCCGGCTCCGAAGGAAGGCATGATCAATGTGCATCTGGTACCACACAGTCACGACGATGTGGGTTGGCTGAAAACAGTCGATCAGTACTACTATGGAAGTAAGTAGTAGGTTGGTGATAGTGAGATGAGTGCATTATCAATCTTACTTCTCATGGTATATGTGTTCGTTTGCGTCTGTTATCTTTACCGTAGGTCGAAACAGCATTCAAAAAGCGGGCGTTCAATATATCCTCGACTCGGTAGTACAGGAGCTGGTGAAGGACCCAAGCCGACGTTTCGTGTACGTTGAGTCGGCCTTCATGCATAAATGGTACATGGAGCAGACGGCtgagctgcagcagcaggtgAAAATGTTGGTCGACGAGGGACGGCTTGAGTTTATCGGCGGTGCGTGGAGTATGAACGATGAGGCAGCCGTCCACTATCAGAGCGTTGTCGATCAGTTCACCTGGGGTTTGCGGTTCTTGAATGATACGTTCGGTGAGTGTGGACGTCCCCGGATCGGCTGGCAGATCGATCCGTTCGGGCACTCCCGCGAACAGGCTTCCCTGTTCACTCAGATGGGCTACGATGGGTTGTTCTTTGCGCGGCTCGATTACCAGgataaaaaccatcggatgCAGACGAGGACGCCGGAAATGGTTTGGCACACCAGTGGCAGCTTGGGGAATAGCGATCTGTTTACCAGTGTCCTGTACAATCATTACTCGGCGCCTCCGGGCTTCTGTTTCGACATTCTGTGCAATGATGATCCGATGATTGACGATAAGGGAAGCACTGATTACAACGTGAAAAATAGGGTAAGCATTTGAGTTATGTCGCAGGTGACTTATCTTGATTTTGACGTAAGCGCCCTCCATTAATTTATGATTGAACCATTCACAGATTGACACTTTTATTACCTGGCTCGAAAAGATGGCCGAGTCTTATCGCTCGAACAACCTGATCCTCTCGATGGGAGATGATTTCAACTACATGGACGCAATAatgaactttaaaaacatggACAAACTTATCAAGTATGTGCTGCACAACACTTGTATAGAATAGATTGATGATTGGCGTATGTGGAGCtaatatttatttcacttttttcacaGGTACACCAATGAGCGTCAGGCCGAAGGATCCAAGATAAACGCATTCTACTCTACGCCATCCTGCTACGTGAAGGCTGTTCACAGTGCCAACATTGACTGGCCTACAAAGTCGGACGATTTCTTCCCATACGAATCCGATTACCATTCTTTCTGGACCGGGTACTACACCTCGAGGCCCACGCAGAAGCGTTACGAACGGGAGGGAAACCACttcctgcaggtatgcaagcAGCTTTCGGCCATCGCCCCCACCAAGGAATCGTTCTATGAGGATCATTTGACGGTGCTCCGGGATGCGATGGGGGTGATGCAGCATCATGACGCCATTACCGGTACGGAGAAGCAACACGTGGCAGATGACTACGCTCGGATGCTGTATGAGGCGTTTGAGGCTTGCAGTGCCAATACACGATCGGCGTTGAATCAACTGTCGGGCGAAAGAGACTCGTTCAAGTTCGACTGGACGTACTGCAAGGAGGCGAACGTTAGTGCTTGTGCCTTGACGGAGAGCTCCGACAACAACGTAGTCCTGTTGTACAACCCTCTTGGACACAGTACGGACGATTTCGTTCGACTGCCCGTGAAAGAGAGTCACTATGTGGTTCGAAACGATCGCGGTCAAACTGTTCCGTCGACTCTGATTCCTATTCCGAGCTCGGTTCTGGATCTTCCGTTCCGCCATAGCGCAGCCACTCACGAGTTGGTGTTTCATGCTGAATCGATTGCTCCGGTAGGCTACCGGTCATTCTATGTTTCAAAGGAGGCGGAGAAGAAGGACGCCTCTTCTAGTATCGCTACAATTCGTCAGGAAGAACACGTCAGCATTGGAAACGATCTTCTCACGGTCCATTTTGATGAGAATGGCTTCATGAGCTCGATCACGGTTGATGGAGCGACGCATCCTCTGAAACAAAACTTCCTGTTCTATGATGGAGCTTATGGAAACAATGAGGAGTTCAAGAATCGATCGTCGGGGGCGTACATCTTCCGTCCGAACGGGACCGAAAAAGCGGTCACGGAAGTGGTGGAGCTTCAGGTGGTCAAAAGCGAACTCGTACAGGAAGTGCACCAGATATTCAACGAATGGATCAGCCAGGTTATCCGAGTGTACGCCGGGCAGGATCACGTAGAGCTGGAGTGGCTTGTCGGGCCGATTCCGATCGATGACGGTACGGGTAAGGAAATAGTGTCCCGCTTTGAGTCCGACATTGCCAGCGAAGGAGTGTTCTGGACGGACTCGAATGGAAGAGAAATGCTTCGACGCGTGCGAAATAAGCGCGAAACATGGGAGCTGGATTTGTTGGAGCCGGTTTCGGGCAACTATTATCCCATTACAGCCAAACTTGCACTTGAAGATGATCACTTCCGAATGTCCTTGTTGAACGATCGTGCCCAGGGTGGTTCCAGCCTTCAAGATGGGCAACTGGAGCTGATGGTTCATCGTCGTCTATTGCGTGATGATGCGTTCGGTGTAGGGGAGGCCCTCAACGAAACTCAGTACGGAGCCGGTCTGGTTGCTCGTGGAAAACATTGGCTTTACTTTGGTTCATCGCAAAAAGCTGTTAGCCCAACGTTGCATGCAAAAGAACGATTCCTGCAGAACAAAGTTCTCCTTCCAAGCTGGACCTTTGTCAATTCCGTTGATAGCGTGCTTTCGTATGACGATTATCTATCAAACTTCCGTAACATTTACTCCGCAATCGCGCAACAGCTGCCAACCAATGTGAATCTGCTCACGTTGGAGCCTTGGAAGGACGGAACAGTGCTCGTGCGCTTTGAGCACCTGTTCGAGAAAAATGAAGATCCTGTCTATTCGCAAGCTGTCCGCTTCAACGTTCGCAATGTCCTGTTTGCGTTGAACATTGAAAGTATCCATGAGACTACCCTTGGAGCGAATCAGTGGAAAGAAGATTCGGTGCGACTGCAGTTTACTACGGAATCGACCGCCAATGAAATCTTTGATAATGTGTTCGAGACGGAAAACATTCCTATTGTTGAAGAAACCACTGACTTCGACATCGAACTGCAGCCGATGGAGATAAGAACGTTTGTCGTGAAACGCCGCTAGTGCTCTattagatgggaaaaatacatCTCACTTTAAGAGAGTTGTTCAAGAATAAAGTTACACATTGTGTTACCAAAACTTTAGATATTATAAATCTTGTCCATAACATATAGTCTTTGTATCATAGAGCTTCAGTAATATCACTGTATGATTTAATTGTGATGAACTAACCTTTTGAAACTATCATTGTCATTGTAAAATGATGTTCCTATAAATCTCGTCATCACTAAGTCATTGTAAAATGATGTTCCTATAAATCTCGAGGAAAATATGATATGTTTAACCTACGTTTCAATTGTCCATTCAATTATCAAAAAAATGTATAGCATATATAAATAACGTTTCATAGcttgtaaaacaaaatgtgcatgcatttgttttaattttttgaatggaaaattttattcCGTTAAGATAAGAGTCTTTTTCTAATTGGCATTCTAAAGTTGTACTAATATTACAAACCTACGTATTGTAAGTAATTCGATAATTGGTTAAACTAAATATTGAGTTTTGAttcctttttcaattttaaaatgtctCAATGGTATGCCTTTTGTCATTCATATTTAGCAAATCGTGTATTGGTTTCTAAAAAACTTCAGAAGAAGAATATCATGTTCATCAAAAGAATAATACAAAATTAGTCCGAAACTTATTGTTCATGCAAAAATCGCACCATTACGGGCGAACAAAATTAGAAAGCGAAAATTACACTGATATCAGTGTATAGACATTTGTCTTTGTTCAAAGTAATCTAAAAGCTGGTGAGCTAATGATTGTTTAAGAAACCATGAATAAGATTCCTGCAATTAAGCTTACCAATCGATATATTTTGATTGCTTCACCACGATGACAAATATGGGACACCAATGTCATACACCCAATACTGACATAATTGGGCCATCTATAGATATCCCTCCAGTAAACATACCCACACCGCATTGTTCTTGGTGTCGCAAGAGAAGTTTGCCTGATAAGCACctaaaaaattattacatcACTACCCTTGCCAGTTATCAACTACCCTCGTACCAGTTTAGGTTTTTATAGAGTCACGTCGGTTTCCAACGGGCTCGTTGGTCTAGGGGTATGATTTTCGCTTAGGGTGCGAGAGGTCCCGGGTTCAAATCCCGGACGAGCCCACCGGTCGCGAATGACCAAAACCTTCTCTTTTTTGTAGGCCAGTTGTACCAGATATTGGATGCAGAACGGCAAGAGTAAACCAATATACTTAACACCCCCACTACCATGTATGTCTTTAAGAATGATTATCTTCAGGTCTGAAGAAGCTATTACTGTTTGCTGAACCAATTGAAGGGTCGTTTAGAGTTGTTAAGTAACAGGTTATCTAAGACAGCacttaaatttgaatttcaagtATTTCATTCCCAACAGCTTATCGCACATTGCCATTAGATTATAGTTCACATCTGCCTACATTGACTTTTTTGCCCCGGGTGTTGAGGGTGTTTTTTGGAATAAGATCGCACTTCAAACAATCCAAACAACTCATGATCTTTATTATTACACGCACTTCAATACAGTTTTAAACTCCCATAACCAATCGTATTGAAGTGGGCCACAGTTCAACCAGAGTCCGGAGGATAGTTTGTTGCACAGaagagaaataaacaaacgaatctttgaacgcttattgTGCACTTTTCAGCAAAATTTACTCGATGCAAGGCTCGATTTCCAATCTGGATAAGTTTTCATTTACCACGATTTCTTTCAGCtacggttgtttttccttttcttttgtttgtatgtgaaaaaaaacgttttacACTTTCATCACGAAACAAATCCGTTCGCCTTCACTTTTCACCTCCACACATAAAGCGGGAGAAAAATAGCGCCGCAGTAGGAAACGGACAATAACAATTCGAAACAGAAAGCCGTATGTGAACGATTTTAATTCCGGATCAATTTCGCTTTTATCTGCACCCTTCGCATGGTTTTTCCGTCCAGCTGTCCCGCGCTTTGGATAGCGATCAATTTGCCCGAAAAAAGATCGCTGCCGAAAGTGGCTTTAGCGGACAGCTGGAAAACGGCGAAACTGCAGCAACGAAAACGACAACAGAATTCAGAGAGCGCGCCGTCAGCACAACGCGGTCGTACATGGCGCCGGCCGTACGAAGCATCCAGTGCGTGCCCGTGTGGCGCGGGTTCATCGACGTTGGaatacaaaaatcaaaataaacgaCGAAAGTACGCCAGGATGCCCGTCTGACCGCCCGGCTtccacgatcgcgatcgacgGTAGGTCATTATCATGGTCGCtgcgtggttttgttttaggtTCGCTggtagagaaagagaaaaggcaAGATCCAGCGGACGGATGAACGGTGAGGCGCGAGAAAGTGTCCGCGGCGTGCTCATTGCTTTGAATCTTTCTCCCGCTCGCCAATGGGGAATCACGGGAAATGGAACCGCGAGGTTCATCccgcgagaaagaaaaaccgtgACGTAGGTATACGCGCTGGAGTAAGCTGTCAGCCGG
Coding sequences within:
- the LOC131263144 gene encoding lysosomal alpha-mannosidase-like, with the translated sequence MGESNRILLLLLLWCSIGTLANPTGSKRSFDRTAQQCGYESCPALKDNMLNVHIVAHTHDDVGWLKTVDQYYYGSRSNIQKAGVQYILDSVLQELLKDHTRRFIFVESAFMHKWYTEQTTAVQETVRNLVDEGRLEFIGGAWSMNDEAAVHYQSVIDQFTWGLRFLNDTFGECGRPKAGWQIDPFGHSREQGSLFVQMGYDGLFQGRLDFQDKQERIAKQTMEMMWKTSANLEDSELFTSGLYYIYAPPPGFCFDVLCNDDPIIDGPYSRDNNVREKVDLFLETVHNMSKTYLTNNIILTMGEDFHYQDANMWFKNLDKLIKYTNERQTEGSMVHAFYSTPSCYLKAVHSAKIEWPTKSDDFFPYASDPNAFWTGYYTSRPTQKRYEREGNHFLQVCKQLSAIAPTKESFYEDHLTALRDAMGVMQHHDAITGTEKQHVADDYARMLYEAFEACSANTRSALNQLSGERDSFKFDWTYCKEANVSACALTESSDNNVVLLYNPLGHSSDDFVRLPVKESHYVVRNDRGQTVPSTLIPIPSSVLDLPFRHSAATHELVFHAESIAPVGYRSFYVSKEAEKKDASSSIATIRQEEHVSIGNDLLTVHFDENGFMSSITVDGATHPLKQNFLFYEGAYGNNEEIRNRSSGAYIFRPNGTEKAVTEVVELQVVKSELVQEVHQIFNEWISQVIRVYAGQDHVELEWLVGPIPIDDGTGKEIVSRFESDIASEGVFWTDSNGREMLRRVRNKRETWNLDLAEPISGNYYPVTNKIVIDDGSYRLALLNDRAQGGSSLSDGQLELMVHRRLLRDDRFGVGEALNETQYGTGLVARGKIFLLFGQYTNSISQRPTQAAKERFLQNKIHLPSWVFIAPANVFSLEEYNSVFGKNFTFLSHSLPPHVHLLTLEPWKDSTVLVRFEHLFEKGEDNEFSLAVQIDLQHLFNNKTIASLRETTLAGNQWKEDVHRMEYGLKRKASKSSQNNHEDDRFTIELQPMEIRTFIIRFE
- the LOC131263143 gene encoding lysosomal alpha-mannosidase-like; amino-acid sequence: MVSQRLVLLGLSVFSVILSAHGSPRWYSHSTRKEAGCGYEACPAPKEGMINVHLVPHSHDDVGWLKTVDQYYYGSRNSIQKAGVQYILDSVVQELVKDPSRRFVYVESAFMHKWYMEQTAELQQQVKMLVDEGRLEFIGGAWSMNDEAAVHYQSVVDQFTWGLRFLNDTFGECGRPRIGWQIDPFGHSREQASLFTQMGYDGLFFARLDYQDKNHRMQTRTPEMVWHTSGSLGNSDLFTSVLYNHYSAPPGFCFDILCNDDPMIDDKGSTDYNVKNRIDTFITWLEKMAESYRSNNLILSMGDDFNYMDAIMNFKNMDKLIKYTNERQAEGSKINAFYSTPSCYVKAVHSANIDWPTKSDDFFPYESDYHSFWTGYYTSRPTQKRYEREGNHFLQVCKQLSAIAPTKESFYEDHLTVLRDAMGVMQHHDAITGTEKQHVADDYARMLYEAFEACSANTRSALNQLSGERDSFKFDWTYCKEANVSACALTESSDNNVVLLYNPLGHSTDDFVRLPVKESHYVVRNDRGQTVPSTLIPIPSSVLDLPFRHSAATHELVFHAESIAPVGYRSFYVSKEAEKKDASSSIATIRQEEHVSIGNDLLTVHFDENGFMSSITVDGATHPLKQNFLFYDGAYGNNEEFKNRSSGAYIFRPNGTEKAVTEVVELQVVKSELVQEVHQIFNEWISQVIRVYAGQDHVELEWLVGPIPIDDGTGKEIVSRFESDIASEGVFWTDSNGREMLRRVRNKRETWELDLLEPVSGNYYPITAKLALEDDHFRMSLLNDRAQGGSSLQDGQLELMVHRRLLRDDAFGVGEALNETQYGAGLVARGKHWLYFGSSQKAVSPTLHAKERFLQNKVLLPSWTFVNSVDSVLSYDDYLSNFRNIYSAIAQQLPTNVNLLTLEPWKDGTVLVRFEHLFEKNEDPVYSQAVRFNVRNVLFALNIESIHETTLGANQWKEDSVRLQFTTESTANEIFDNVFETENIPIVEETTDFDIELQPMEIRTFVVKRR